A single region of the Alteriqipengyuania flavescens genome encodes:
- a CDS encoding MFS transporter produces the protein MASAAIPATGQPQQSTRFLWLYAAAVAGGAVAYVPFLTILLPIHVSSLAGDGIVQWLSWIALAGAGAASVANIGFGCVSDLTANRRGWALAGFALSSALLLLMPSIESFPALLGAIVAWQLALNMMLAPIAAWAGDCVPDDQKGRLGGMLAFAPATGALSGVLVTSTWLVPVEMRFPVVVALVGALVLPGLLLARPVPTPGLMTPVSREEIAERDALRSRPAVFRMWLARLLVQVAEASLFAFFLLWFRSISPSSTENTAATIFGLVLASAVPFALVVGRWSDRANRPILPLGTACLVSSIGLVIMAMAGDRNFAIAGYVAFGLAASVVLALHTSQTLRVLPRPQTRGRDLGIFNLTNTMPSMIMPWLTLLLVPVFGFSGLFIALAVLVVAAGALLLSIARTA, from the coding sequence ATGGCTAGCGCCGCCATCCCGGCCACCGGACAGCCGCAGCAATCGACGCGCTTCCTGTGGCTTTATGCCGCTGCGGTTGCCGGCGGCGCGGTCGCCTACGTTCCCTTCCTTACCATTCTCCTGCCCATCCATGTCAGCAGCCTCGCCGGCGACGGGATCGTGCAGTGGCTGTCGTGGATCGCTCTGGCGGGGGCGGGGGCGGCCAGCGTCGCCAACATCGGGTTCGGCTGTGTGAGCGATCTTACCGCCAATCGCCGTGGCTGGGCGCTAGCGGGGTTCGCGCTTAGTTCCGCGCTGTTGCTCCTGATGCCATCCATCGAGAGCTTTCCCGCCCTTCTCGGCGCCATCGTGGCGTGGCAGTTGGCTCTCAACATGATGCTCGCCCCTATCGCCGCGTGGGCGGGCGATTGCGTGCCGGACGACCAGAAAGGACGGCTCGGCGGGATGCTTGCGTTTGCGCCTGCGACGGGCGCGCTGTCCGGCGTGCTCGTCACCTCGACGTGGCTCGTTCCGGTCGAAATGCGTTTCCCGGTCGTGGTCGCGCTGGTCGGCGCGCTCGTCCTGCCGGGGCTGCTCCTCGCCCGACCGGTCCCGACGCCCGGCCTTATGACGCCCGTCAGTCGCGAAGAAATCGCGGAGCGAGACGCGTTGCGCAGCCGACCTGCCGTGTTCCGCATGTGGCTCGCACGGCTTCTGGTGCAGGTTGCCGAAGCCTCGCTCTTCGCGTTCTTCCTGCTGTGGTTCCGCTCGATCTCGCCCTCCAGCACGGAGAACACGGCCGCCACGATCTTCGGGCTGGTCCTTGCAAGCGCGGTGCCGTTCGCGCTCGTGGTGGGGCGCTGGTCGGACCGCGCGAACCGGCCGATCCTACCGCTCGGCACGGCGTGCCTTGTCTCGTCCATCGGCCTCGTCATCATGGCGATGGCGGGCGACCGCAACTTCGCCATCGCCGGGTATGTCGCCTTCGGTCTCGCGGCGAGCGTGGTCCTCGCCCTCCACACCAGCCAGACCCTGCGCGTCCTGCCCCGTCCGCAGACCCGCGGGCGCGACCTCGGGATCTTCAACCTGACTAACACCATGCCCTCGATGATCATGCCGTGGCTGACGCTGCTGCTGGTGCCCGTTTTCGGCTTTTCCGGCCTGTTCATCGCGCTTGCAGTGCTGGTCGTTGCGGCGGGTGCATTGCTGCTTAGCATCGCGCGAACGGCATGA